The Glutamicibacter mishrai DNA window AGTGCCGATGCGGTAAAGAATGGCTGTATGCCTTTCGCTGATCAACTCATCGGCGTGGACGTCGCTGAACGCCTCGTGCACGAACTACAAGCCGTCGACCCGCAACGTTCGCTGGCAAACCTCAGCAGCGCAACACAAGCGCTGCAACCGTTGAGCTTGCGTGAACGCTCCGATGCCCTGCGTGATGGGCTGCTGGCTGACTATCCGCAGTCCTATGCGGAGTTAGCGGATGCCGTCAAGAAGGCTGCAGAGTACTCGCAGTCCTTTACCGGCTGGATGATCTGGCCGGTCACCTCGGCATTGGCAACGCGTGCAGCCGATGAAAATACAGGTTCCGCTTTCGAGGACGCCATGGGCATGATGGCTTTGTTGACCCCTCGCCTGAGTTCAGAGTTCGCCATTCGCGTGTTGCTCAAACATGATCTTGAGAAGGCCTTGGCATTCGCCCAAGAATGGACCGGCGCGCCCAACGAACATGTACGGCGCTTGGCCAGCGAAGGCACGCGCCCTTATCTTCCATGGGCTATTCGCGTCCCGCAGATCCTGGAAGATCCTGCCTGCACCATCCCAATCCTGGATGCCCTTTACCGCGACCCGAGCGACTACGTTCGCCGTTCTGTAGCGAACCATCTCAATGACCTCAGTCGCAATGAACCTGAGCTCGTGGTTGAAACTGCGCAACGCTGGCTGAAGACTCCGGAGCCCACCACCATGGCTGTGGTTAAACACGGGCTACGCACCCT harbors:
- a CDS encoding DNA alkylation repair protein, which codes for MPFADQLIGVDVAERLVHELQAVDPQRSLANLSSATQALQPLSLRERSDALRDGLLADYPQSYAELADAVKKAAEYSQSFTGWMIWPVTSALATRAADENTGSAFEDAMGMMALLTPRLSSEFAIRVLLKHDLEKALAFAQEWTGAPNEHVRRLASEGTRPYLPWAIRVPQILEDPACTIPILDALYRDPSDYVRRSVANHLNDLSRNEPELVVETAQRWLKTPEPTTMAVVKHGLRTLIKRGNPEALALLGFGTPTVKIDGPHIEQRHVVWGDSVNFTASVLNTGSEPMPLAIDYVLHHRKANGLTKAKVFKLSTRTLAPGETLKIDRSHSFRAITTRRYYPGTHSVALQVNGKPTDSVDFELLADAVEDPQ